The genomic segment CGTCGGGCCGATGTCGGCCGGGTCGGAGCCGGGGCCGGCCTGTTACGGCCGGGGTGGCAATTGCCCGACAGTAACAGATGCGAACCTTGTGCTAGGGCGCCTCAGCAGCGACCTCAGCGGGAAGTTTCGGCTTGATGTGGATGCCGCAAGGCAGGCCGTTGGGACGATCGCCGAACAACTGGGCATTTCGATCGAAGACTGTGCCGAAGGCATGGTGCGTATTGCGACGGAGGCGATGGCACAGGCGGTCAAGATCGTGCTGGCCTCTCGCGGGCGCGATCCGCGAGACTATGCCCTCGCAAGTTTCGGCGGTGCCGGACCGATGCACGCCTGTGCAGTCGCCTCGGCCTTGCAGACGCCAAAGGTAATTGTGCCGCATTACTCCGGCGTCGCCTCGGCGCATGGCGCGACGTATCTGAACCTCAAGCACGATGAAGAGATGTTCTACTTCACGGTTCTGAGCGAGGCCGCCCTTGATCAGGTTGCCAAGCAGTTCGAACAGCTGAAGGCACGAGCATCGACCGCGTTGCTGGACCAGGGGGCGGCGAACCGGGATGTGTCGATCAGTCATGTGATGCGCATGCGGTATGCCGGACAAACCTTCGAAGTGGATGTGAGCGTTCCGGAACGTACAATTACCGCCAAGGAGCTTGGTGCGATCGCCGAGGCGTTTCACCAGACCCACAAACAGGAATTCGGTGTTCGGTCAGAGGATTTCCCGATCGAGATCGTTGCGCTGGGCGTGACGGCCGAGGCGCCGATTGTTGATGCAGCAGAAAACAGCGCGGCACCTGTGCCTGAAGGGCAGGGCGACCCGTCGGAGCGGGATGTCTATTTCGCCGGCGATTGGTCGAAAGCCCTTGTCTACGGGCCGAATACCATTCTTCCGGGGCAGGCAATCGCCGGGCCCGCGGTCGTGGAAGATGCACATAGCTGCATCATCCTGCCGCCCGGCTGGACGGCGCGGGCCGACGATTTTCGCAACATCATAATGGAGGAGCAGGCATGAGCGGCGCCATGGACCAAAAGTTCGGTGATCTTGACCCGGTGACCTTCGAAGTGCTTCGTAACACGTTCGAATACGTGTGCCGGCGCATGACCGTCATACTGCAGAAATCCTCGTTCTCGCCGATCCTGTCGGAAAACCTGGATTTCTCGAATGCGATCTACGATCCCGAACTCCGGCTGATCGGTCAGACCGCGAACTGCCCCGTTCATCTTGCGGCCATGCATTTCAGCGTTCAGGCCGTCGACAGGAAGTTCGGGATAGACACGCTCAAGCCTGGTGATGTCGTTGTTCTGAACGACCCGTATGAGGGCGGAACCCACCTGAACGACGTCACCCTGACCATGCCTGTGTTTTACGACGAAGAGCTGATCGGTTTCGCCGTGAGCCGGGGACACTGGATGGATCTCGGCGGTGGAGGCCCGGGTGGGCAAGGCTTCGGAACCCATGTGGCGGGTGAAGGGCTGCGGCTTCCGCCGATGAAGCTTTACGAGAATTACGAGGTCAATGCCGACCTTCTGGAGATCCTGCTGCGCAACACCCGCACGCCCCACTATATCAAAGGCGATCTCCAGGCGCATATGGGGGCCCTTCTGGCAGCCGAGGAAGAATTGCAGGCCACGGCCGGAAAGTATGGCAAGGATGTCCTGCTCAACGGCATGTCGCAGATGATCGGCTATACCGAACGCATCGTTCGCGCCGCCATCGAGGCCATTCCGGACGGAACCTACGAAGGCGCCGATTATGCCGACAGCGACGGCATTTCCGATGACAAGATCTGGGTGCGGCTGAAGCTGACCGTGAATGGAGACGCGATCCATGTCGATTTCGACGGTTCGGATCCGCAATGCGCCGGTGCAATCAACTCTCCCTACGCCAACACGGCTGCCGCAATCTATACCGCGTTGCAGTTCTTCCTGGCGCCGGACGCGCCGCCGAACGCAGGGATGTTCGCGCCGATTTCCTTTTCGCTGCCGGAGGATTGCTGGTTGAACGCGAAATGGCCGGCGCCCGTCGTTGGCTGCACCACGATCACGTCGGGCAAGGTGCAAAGCGCGATCTGGCAGGCCGTAGCAAAGGCCCTTCCCGACCTTGCCATTGCGCCCACATGCGCGGACGCCAACTGGTTCGTGGCGGCAGTCAGGGGCAAGGATGGCCGGATCGACGTGTTCTCGGATATCCCGGCCGGGGGCTGGGGCGGCACGCCTTACAACGATGGCCTCAACGTCACTTTGGACCCGTTGGGCAATTGCACCAACATGCCGGCGGAAGCGGCAGAGCTGCTGTATCCCATCGAGGTCGAGGCCTTTGATCTGCGCAGCGACAGTGGCGGGCCCGGCGAGAACAGGGGCGGCCTTGGGGCGCGTTTCCGGTTCCGGTTCATCGAGGGCGGCGAGCTGTCGATCGAGACCTCCCGGACGCTTGAGGGGAGCCCGGGTGTCAACGGCGGAGGTTTTAGTCCCGTGCAGGTGCTGGTCAAGGAGCGTCCGGACGGCGTGCGCAAGGTTATCGGGGGCACTTCGGAGGACGGCTCTTGGACCTCGCCCTTGCTGTCTTCGCACAAGTTCGGGCCGGGGGAGTCGTTCGAATTTCTCAGTACCGGTGGCGGCGGCTGGGGCGCGATCAGATCGAGAGATCCCGAGCGTGTGCTCGATGACGTGCTCGACGAGTACATCACCATGGAAGCCGCGGAGCGAGATTACCTCGTGGTCATCGATCGCGACACGATGACCGTGGACGAAGCGGCCACGAGACGGCTGCGCAGCTAAGACATTCGAGGAAGGCAGACATGAAGCAAGATGTATTCATTACGTGCGCCGTCACCGGCGCCGGAGATGGTCCGAAAAAGAACCCAAACGTACCGGTGACGCCGGAGCAGATCGCGGCGGACGTGGTTGCCGTGGCCGAGGCGGGGGCGGCGATCGCGCATATTCACGTGCGCGACACGGTTACCACCGAGGGCAGCCGGGATACCGCCCTTTATGCCGAGGTGATGGAGCGGGTGCGGGACGCGGGCACGGATATCATCATCAATTTCACGGCTGGCATGGGCGGTGACCTGGAAGTCGGAACAGAGGATCCCAAGCAATTCGGGGCGGCGACCGACCTGGTGTCGCAGGCCGAAAGGGTCGTTCATATCGATGCGCTTCGACCAGATGTCTGCACCCTCGATTGCGGGACCTACAACATGGCGGACGGCAACGTGATCTATGTCTCCACGCCCGACCAGATCAGGGAGGGTGCGAGAATGATCAGGGGCTTCGGGGTCAAACCGGAACTCGAGGTGTTCGACCTTGGACACCTGGGTCTCGTGCTTCGCCTGATAGACGAGGGCGCATTCGAGGGCCCTGCGATGGTGCAATTTTGCCTCGGCGTGGGCAGCGGCGCACCGGCGACACCCGGTGCGTTGAAAGCGATGAGCGACGCGCTTGGGGGTCGCGATGTCGTCTGGTCGGCTTTCGGCGTGGGGCGAATGCAGCTGCCCATGGTCGCTCAGGCAGCCCTTCTGGGCGGCAACGTGCGTGTCGGGCTGGAAGACAATATCTGGCTTTCGAAAGGTGTACCGGCCACCAATGTGGACCTGGTCAACCGGGCTCGGACAATCGTCGAAAGCATGGGCGGTCGGGTGCAATCGGTTCAGGCGACGCGTGATGAACTTGGTCTCGGGGGCCGGCAGTGATTGAACAGAAGCTTCGGGACAAGCGCGCTATCGTCACCGCCGGAGCCTCCGGTATCGGCAGGGTCATCGCCGAGCGTTTGCGTGCGGCCGGTGCCAGGGTCGCCGTCTGCGACATCGAGGAGGCAGCATTGCGCGCCGTGAAGGACGCCTGGCCGGACGTCATTGCCGTTCGCTGCGACGTCTCGGATCCGGAGGCGGTCGAGACCGCCATGGACGAGATGCTGGCAAGGCTGGGTGGTGTCGACATCCTTGTCAACAATGCCGGATCCGCGGGGCCGACGGCCTGTGTCGAAGACATCGACGTGACGGAATGGGATCAGGCGATCCGGGTCAATCTCAACTCTCAGTTCCTGTTCACGCGCGGCGTGGTGCCCGCGATGAAGCGGCAGGAAAGCGGCGTGATTTTCAACATGTCCTCTGCCGCCGGTCGGCTGGGAATGCCTATGCGTAGCCCCTATGTGGCCGCCAAATGGGCTGTCATCGGACTGACCCAGACGCTGGCGATGGAGCTTGGCCCGAGCAATATCCGTGTGAACGCGATCCTGCCCGGTTCGGTCCGTGGCGATCGGATGACTCGTGTCATGCAGGCAAAGGCGGAGGCTACGGGCCAATCCGTCAGGGACATCGAAGCCGAAGAAACCGCTGCGATGTCTCTCGGGCGCATGATCGAGCCCGACGAGATCGCCGATCTGGTGGTCTACGTGGCGTCGGACAGCGGCCGTTCGATTTCCGGTCAGTCACTGGGTGTCTGCGGGAATACGGAAATACTCAGGTAACAGAAAACTCAAGAACCAAAACAGGGAGCAAAGATAATGCAACGTAGGATTTCCATTCTGGCAGGCGCCGTGGCGCTTGTGGCTGCGTCGGCGTCGGTCGCGCAGGAGTCGGTGATCAAGGTCGGTGTTGTTCAGCCTCAATCCGGGGAATGTGCGCAGTGGGGCGTGCCCATCACGCGCGGTGTCGAGCTTTGGGCGAAAGAGTTCAACGAGGCCGGCGGGATCACGGATGCGAGTGGAAATTCGCACCAGATCGAGGTCACCGGTTATGACAACGCCTGCTACACCGCCGGCGAGGAGTTGACGGCGTTCCGGCGCGCGATCCTGGATGACGGTGTCGAGTTCATCCTGCAGACATTCACGCCGGCCTCCCGCAAGGCGATTGCGCCGCTCGCGACGGAAAACAAGGTCCTGACAACGAGCTATGGGGCAGGGTATCTGAGCGCGGACTATCCCTATCTGATCGGCTCTGTGACCGGCTCTCCGGCGTCTTACATGTATCTCGTCAGCTACCTGATCGAGAAACACCCGGACATCGAAAAGGTGGCAATCGTGACCGCGGACCATTCTTTCGGCGAAGCCGCGCGGGCGTTCTACAAGGCTGGTATCGCGCCCTACGCCGATCGCGTGGAGATCGTTTTCTCGGATCCTTACGATCCTGCGATGGCGGGTGACATGTTCTCGATCGCCGGGCCGATCGCGTCGGCGGAACCGGATCTGATCGTGGAGCTTGGGTTCACGCCGGGCCAGCAGGCGAGTTTCGTGGAGACGATGCAGCAGCTGGGATATTCCGGTCTGTTCGCCAGCGAGGGCTGGACGATGAATTTCCTGACCGACCGACTGCAGGACGATTACCTCGATGGTCGCATCTACAGCGCCTATGTCGTCGACGCTTCGGAGCAAAGCTTCAGCCCGCGCGTGGCGCAGTTCTATGACACCTATGTGGAGACCTACGGGCAGGCGGAATGGTCGGTGTTCGCCTCTGTGGCCTATGCCGCGATGACAACGATCGAGGCCGGCATCCAAATGGCCGACGAGCCGACGGGCGAGGCCGTTCAGGCGGCGCTCTTCGCCGGGGAAACGGTCGACAATCCGCTGTTCGGCGCATCCAGCTGGGCCGGCTCGGAAATCTACGGGGCGGACACGCACCTTCTTACGCCATTGCCAGTCTATGTCACCGATGCGGACGGGAAGGTGACGCTGGATGGTGTCGTCGATGTCAGCGCCTGGTGGCAGGAAAACTCGCAAGCGGCACTGACCGAACTGGAAGCCGGCGGGCAGGTTACGGCCCAGTGACGCAGGCGGCGGGGATCGTGTTTCTCCCATGCGATCCCCGCCAAACATCGAAGAAGATATCATGCAAATAGCACTCAACATACTCTCGCTGACCTCCTTCTACATGTGCTTCGCGCTGGGCCTTGCACTTGTCTTCGGGGTCATGCGGGTCATCAATTTCGCGCATGGCGAATTCTACATGATCGGCGCCTACAGTGCGTTCCTGTGTGTCTCTCTGATCGGGCCGACTACAGGGGCCCTGCCGGCCTATGTCATGAGCTTCTTTGCGGCGGCGATCGTCACGGGCGTGCTGGGTGTGTTGCTATACCTCGTCGTTGTCCGGAAACTGATCGACAAGCCCCTGACCATCTTCATCGCGACGCTGGCCCTGTCCTATATGCTGCAGGTCGTCGTCGTGGAATTGTTCGGGCCGGTCGGCCGCAGTCTGCCGTCACCGATCCCGGGGATCGTGCGGATCGGCGGAGCCATCCTGCCGTGGTCGCGGGTCTTCGTTATTGTCGCGATATCGGCGTTGACTGTCGGGCTTTGGTTTCTGTTGATGCGGTCCGATATCGGGCGACGGGTCAGGGCCGTCGCCCAAAACCCAAGGGGGGCCGTTCTGCAAGGGGTCAGCGTAGACCGGGTCGGCATGATGACCCTTGTCCTTGGGTCGATGATCGCCGGAGTGTCGGGCGCCATCATGGCGCCGATTGGCGGGATAACCCCGTTCATGGGGGCCGCGGCGCTCTGGAAAGCGTTCATCATCATCATCGTAGGGGGGATCGGCAGTATCTGGGGCGCGGTTGCGGCGGCGTTGCTGTTTGGGGCCATCGACACCTTCATGACGGTCGCAGGGGCCGGGCGTTACCTTGCCCTGACCAACGCGGTGATCATGCTGGGCGTTCTCAGCGTCATGCCTTCCGGCCTGTTTGGCGAGAAGGAGTAAGCCGATGCAGCTTTTCGCAAAACTGGATTCGCCCCGCACAGTGGTGTTGGATCTCGTCACGGTGTTGGCCGTCATTGCAGGCGTCTCGGTGTTGGCAGCCGTCGGGTCGTCGTACCTGCAAGGAGCGCTGGTCATCTTTTCGATCAATGCAATTCTCGTCATCTCCTATCGCACCATCACGACGATGGGAGGCTGGTCGTTTGCGCATGTGGCCATCATGGGGGTCGGGGGCTATGCGGTGGCGGTGCTGTCCAAGCCGCCGCTGGAGATCCCCGTAGCTCTGACATTCATTGTGGGCGGTCTTGCCGCCGGCGTGGTGTCGGCATTGCTGGCCTATCCGGTGCTGCGGACCCGTCAGTACTATTTCTTCCTGTCGACCTTCGCGGCCGGAGAGGCCCTGCGGCAGTGTTTTATCCAGTTCCGGCAACTGACCGGGGGCACGTCGGGGATTGCGTTCATCGAGTATCCGGCTT from the Roseovarius indicus genome contains:
- a CDS encoding ABC transporter substrate-binding protein; translated protein: MQRRISILAGAVALVAASASVAQESVIKVGVVQPQSGECAQWGVPITRGVELWAKEFNEAGGITDASGNSHQIEVTGYDNACYTAGEELTAFRRAILDDGVEFILQTFTPASRKAIAPLATENKVLTTSYGAGYLSADYPYLIGSVTGSPASYMYLVSYLIEKHPDIEKVAIVTADHSFGEAARAFYKAGIAPYADRVEIVFSDPYDPAMAGDMFSIAGPIASAEPDLIVELGFTPGQQASFVETMQQLGYSGLFASEGWTMNFLTDRLQDDYLDGRIYSAYVVDASEQSFSPRVAQFYDTYVETYGQAEWSVFASVAYAAMTTIEAGIQMADEPTGEAVQAALFAGETVDNPLFGASSWAGSEIYGADTHLLTPLPVYVTDADGKVTLDGVVDVSAWWQENSQAALTELEAGGQVTAQ
- a CDS encoding 3-keto-5-aminohexanoate cleavage protein, which translates into the protein MKQDVFITCAVTGAGDGPKKNPNVPVTPEQIAADVVAVAEAGAAIAHIHVRDTVTTEGSRDTALYAEVMERVRDAGTDIIINFTAGMGGDLEVGTEDPKQFGAATDLVSQAERVVHIDALRPDVCTLDCGTYNMADGNVIYVSTPDQIREGARMIRGFGVKPELEVFDLGHLGLVLRLIDEGAFEGPAMVQFCLGVGSGAPATPGALKAMSDALGGRDVVWSAFGVGRMQLPMVAQAALLGGNVRVGLEDNIWLSKGVPATNVDLVNRARTIVESMGGRVQSVQATRDELGLGGRQ
- a CDS encoding branched-chain amino acid ABC transporter permease → MQIALNILSLTSFYMCFALGLALVFGVMRVINFAHGEFYMIGAYSAFLCVSLIGPTTGALPAYVMSFFAAAIVTGVLGVLLYLVVVRKLIDKPLTIFIATLALSYMLQVVVVELFGPVGRSLPSPIPGIVRIGGAILPWSRVFVIVAISALTVGLWFLLMRSDIGRRVRAVAQNPRGAVLQGVSVDRVGMMTLVLGSMIAGVSGAIMAPIGGITPFMGAAALWKAFIIIIVGGIGSIWGAVAAALLFGAIDTFMTVAGAGRYLALTNAVIMLGVLSVMPSGLFGEKE
- a CDS encoding SDR family oxidoreductase; its protein translation is MIEQKLRDKRAIVTAGASGIGRVIAERLRAAGARVAVCDIEEAALRAVKDAWPDVIAVRCDVSDPEAVETAMDEMLARLGGVDILVNNAGSAGPTACVEDIDVTEWDQAIRVNLNSQFLFTRGVVPAMKRQESGVIFNMSSAAGRLGMPMRSPYVAAKWAVIGLTQTLAMELGPSNIRVNAILPGSVRGDRMTRVMQAKAEATGQSVRDIEAEETAAMSLGRMIEPDEIADLVVYVASDSGRSISGQSLGVCGNTEILR
- a CDS encoding hydantoinase B/oxoprolinase family protein yields the protein MSGAMDQKFGDLDPVTFEVLRNTFEYVCRRMTVILQKSSFSPILSENLDFSNAIYDPELRLIGQTANCPVHLAAMHFSVQAVDRKFGIDTLKPGDVVVLNDPYEGGTHLNDVTLTMPVFYDEELIGFAVSRGHWMDLGGGGPGGQGFGTHVAGEGLRLPPMKLYENYEVNADLLEILLRNTRTPHYIKGDLQAHMGALLAAEEELQATAGKYGKDVLLNGMSQMIGYTERIVRAAIEAIPDGTYEGADYADSDGISDDKIWVRLKLTVNGDAIHVDFDGSDPQCAGAINSPYANTAAAIYTALQFFLAPDAPPNAGMFAPISFSLPEDCWLNAKWPAPVVGCTTITSGKVQSAIWQAVAKALPDLAIAPTCADANWFVAAVRGKDGRIDVFSDIPAGGWGGTPYNDGLNVTLDPLGNCTNMPAEAAELLYPIEVEAFDLRSDSGGPGENRGGLGARFRFRFIEGGELSIETSRTLEGSPGVNGGGFSPVQVLVKERPDGVRKVIGGTSEDGSWTSPLLSSHKFGPGESFEFLSTGGGGWGAIRSRDPERVLDDVLDEYITMEAAERDYLVVIDRDTMTVDEAATRRLRS